CGGCATTGTCCAGGAGTTTCATTTCGGCATGAACTGGTCGGAGTACTCCCGGTTCATGGGCGATATTTTCGGCGCGCCTCTGGCCCTGGAGGCTCTTACGGCCTTCTTTCTGGAGTCTACCTTCCTGGGGCTGTGGGTCTTTGGCTGGGATAAATTATCCCGGAAGGTCCATGCCCTGACTATCTGTCTGGTGGCCTTCGCCAGCAATCTGTCCGCCTTTTGGATTCTGGCGGCCAATTCCTTTATGCAGTCGCCCACAGGCTATGCCATCCGCAATGGCCGGGCGGAAATGACCGATTTTATGGCTTTGCTGACCAATCCCTATCTGCTGTATCAGTTTCCCCATGTTCTTTTGTCGGGACTGGTAACCGCTGGCGTGTTTATTACCGCCATCAGCGCCTGGCATTTGCTGCGGCAGAGTCATGTGGATTTTTTCCGGGCCTCGATGAAGATCGGCCTGGTATGTACTCTCCTTGCCTCTCTGGCAGTTGGCGGCTCCGGCCACCTGCAGGCCCAGATGCTGGCCAAAGCGCAGCCCATGAAACTGGCGGCAGTGGAGGCTCTTTGGGAGACTTCGGATTCCGCTCCGTTTTCGATTGTCGCCATGATTGACGAGAAAAATAAGCGGAATGATTTTGCGCTGTCGATCCCCGGTGCATTGACGTTCCTGGTACATAATTCGCCGATGGGGGAAGTAAAAGGGATCAAGGCGATGGAACAAGAGTATACCGCCCGCTATGGGCCGGCTGACTATGTGCCGCCGGTGCCGCCTGTGTTCTGGAGCTTCCGGGTGATGGCAGGCGCGGGGGGGCTATTGATCCTGCTGGCGCTTGCCGGAGTTTGGCTCTGGCGGGCCGGCAAGCTGGAATCTACGCCAGTCCTGCTGAAAGCATTGCTTTATTCCCTGCCTCTGCCCTATATCGCCAACTCCGCCGGATGGATTGTGACGGAGATCGGCCGTCAGCCCTGGATCGTGTTCGGGCTGCAGCGGGTGGATCAGGGTGTCTCGATGGCGGTGGACGCCGCCAGCATCTGGATTTCTTTAATCGGATTTACGCTGGTCTATGGCGCTTTGGCCCTGGTAGCCGTCAGTCTGATGCGTAAAATTGCCGTGGCTGGACCGGTGGATGCGCCGGCGGACGCGGCGGGAGCAGCCGGAAAGGGGGCGACATTATGGAACTGAATGTGGTGTGGTTTATCTTAGTGGCGGTGCTGTTTATCGGGTTTTTCTTTCTGGAGGGTTTCGATTACGGGGTTGGCATTCTCTTACCTTTTCTCGGTCGGGATGACGCTGAGAGACGGCTGGTGATCAACACCATCGGCCCGGTCTGGGACGGCAACGAAGTGTGGATGATCACAGCCGGCGGGGCCTTGTTCGCCGCCTTTCCCCATGTGTATGCAACCTTGTTCAGCGGGTTTTATCTAGCGCTTTTTTTACTGCTGCTGGCTCTGATCGGCCGGGGCGTGGCCTTTGAGTTTCGCAGCAAGCAGGCGGCCCCCTCCTGGCGGGCTGCCTGGGATACCGCGATCTTCACCGGTAGTCTTTTGCCGGCCCTGTTATGGGGAGTGGCGGTAGCCAATTTGCTGCAGGGAGTGCCGATCGATGCTAATATGCAGTATACCGGCAATTTCTTTACCCTGCTCAGCCCCTATACTCTGACCGCCGGTCTGGCGTTTGTTCTGGTGTTTACTTACCATGGCGCAGTGTTTATCAGTCTGAAAGTAGAAGGTGAAATGATCGGCCGGGCCCGCAGCGCCGGACTCAAAACGGGATTGGCGGCGGCTGTGGCTTGCTTAACCTTGGTGGGATTAACTTATGTGAGCACCGATCTTTTCCGGAGTCTGCCGGCCGGAGCTGCTCTCTGGGGGGCGGTAGCCAGTTTCCTGGTATCCTATTGGCTGCTGCGCGGCGAAAAGTACGGCCTGTCTTTCACCTTTAGCGGGTTGGCCATTGTCCTGACCACGCTGGCCTTTTTCGCCGGTCTGTTCCCGCGATTGATGGTGTCCAGCCTCAATCCGGCATGGAGCCTGACCATCTACAATTCTGCATCCAGTCCCTATACCCTGAAGCTGATGACCATTGCGGCGGCGGTGATGGTGCCGGTCGTGCTGGGATATCAGATTTGGGCCTATTGGGTGTTCCGCAAGCGGCTCGGTGTGAAAGGGCATCTGGAGTACTAAGGGACCGTTGAAAAAGGCCCATCTGCGTCACTTCAGCCTCCTGCGGGTGCGCTCATTCAGAAAACATCCCTTTTTAGCTTCATAATACAGTAGCCTATTTTATTGTGGCTACGACAAAAAGGGATATGTTTTCTTCCTGATCTCACGATGCTGCGCATCTTTCTAGTATCGACGTACCCTGCAAACGTACAGTCTCACGCGCGTCCTCGTCGCGCTGTATCAGAATTCGTGACTTTTCGGGAGAGTGGCTATAGCAGATGATATCTCATAAGCCGAAAAGTCACCTGAATTTTTC
This sequence is a window from Acetonema longum DSM 6540. Protein-coding genes within it:
- a CDS encoding cytochrome ubiquinol oxidase subunit I, with translation MSELLLSRWQFGITSTYHFFFVPLTLGLSILIAFMEVMYVRTDNELYKKMAKFWGKLFLINFAMGVVTGIVQEFHFGMNWSEYSRFMGDIFGAPLALEALTAFFLESTFLGLWVFGWDKLSRKVHALTICLVAFASNLSAFWILAANSFMQSPTGYAIRNGRAEMTDFMALLTNPYLLYQFPHVLLSGLVTAGVFITAISAWHLLRQSHVDFFRASMKIGLVCTLLASLAVGGSGHLQAQMLAKAQPMKLAAVEALWETSDSAPFSIVAMIDEKNKRNDFALSIPGALTFLVHNSPMGEVKGIKAMEQEYTARYGPADYVPPVPPVFWSFRVMAGAGGLLILLALAGVWLWRAGKLESTPVLLKALLYSLPLPYIANSAGWIVTEIGRQPWIVFGLQRVDQGVSMAVDAASIWISLIGFTLVYGALALVAVSLMRKIAVAGPVDAPADAAGAAGKGATLWN
- the cydB gene encoding cytochrome d ubiquinol oxidase subunit II; this encodes MELNVVWFILVAVLFIGFFFLEGFDYGVGILLPFLGRDDAERRLVINTIGPVWDGNEVWMITAGGALFAAFPHVYATLFSGFYLALFLLLLALIGRGVAFEFRSKQAAPSWRAAWDTAIFTGSLLPALLWGVAVANLLQGVPIDANMQYTGNFFTLLSPYTLTAGLAFVLVFTYHGAVFISLKVEGEMIGRARSAGLKTGLAAAVACLTLVGLTYVSTDLFRSLPAGAALWGAVASFLVSYWLLRGEKYGLSFTFSGLAIVLTTLAFFAGLFPRLMVSSLNPAWSLTIYNSASSPYTLKLMTIAAAVMVPVVLGYQIWAYWVFRKRLGVKGHLEY